The following proteins are encoded in a genomic region of Luteitalea sp.:
- a CDS encoding DUF2721 domain-containing protein: MPETDTLVNNPFAALTAVVAPAILTNACSVLALGTGNRLARVVDRMRIVIREMRSFEPGTPEHDAWSRQRDGLNRRSQLLLKALRSFYAALGAFAAAALLMVIGTFFAFHAQMVALRSITTVAFVAGSVAVVALVYGCVEMVRETRLAVQYLAEEARAVTQFSP, translated from the coding sequence ATGCCCGAGACCGATACGTTGGTGAACAATCCGTTTGCGGCGCTTACAGCTGTTGTGGCTCCGGCCATCTTGACCAACGCCTGCTCCGTGCTCGCGCTCGGCACAGGCAACCGTCTCGCCCGCGTCGTCGACCGCATGCGTATCGTCATTCGCGAGATGCGCTCGTTCGAGCCAGGCACACCTGAGCACGACGCCTGGAGTCGCCAGCGTGACGGTCTCAACAGACGGTCGCAGCTCTTGCTCAAGGCGCTGCGCAGCTTCTACGCCGCGCTCGGCGCCTTTGCGGCGGCAGCGTTGCTGATGGTGATCGGGACGTTCTTTGCCTTCCATGCCCAGATGGTTGCGCTCAGGTCCATCACCACTGTGGCGTTCGTGGCGGGCAGCGTCGCGGTTGTTGCCTTGGTGTATGGCTGCGTGGAGATGGTTCGTGAGACGCGGCTTGCTGTCCAGTACCTCGCAGAGGAGGCCCGGGCGGTGACGCAGTTTTCGCCATAG
- a CDS encoding FtsX-like permease family protein yields MMGTFLRDLRFALRQLFKHKAFLFTAVPTLALCIGANTTIFSVVNSVILRPLAVPEPDRVVTMWNAYPKAVGTDTSGGNGAPDYFDRRALTDVFETVAAYNGRDHNVGGPGAPQRIPGLTVTPSIFPLLRASASLGRTFTEAEAEPGQDRVVMLSHGFWREAFGGDPGVVGRELRLDDRAYTIVGVMPQEFQFFSFRDQEPRLFTPLAFTPEQRQEYHSNSWSMVARLQPGATLAQAQARVDALNQRNMDRLPDLKPLLLDAGFHTPVRFFHGELVRDIRGILFLLWGGVTCVLLIGAVNVANLVLVRATARGRELATRVALGASSARIAGQMLTESLLLAVFGGALGLLVGWAGLAGLDALGIGTLPRAGEVQLDSAAVVFTIGIALLVGVLVALLPAARILRVSPTSVLRDEGRSGTASRGVRLARQALVVTQVATALVLLAGAVLLLASFRELLAIDPGFEPRGVLTAAVDLPDSRYEDEAARRSFAERALARLRRLPGVERAGIAGQIPFGDDQSNSVIFAEGYVPRPGESAVSPSQSVVTPGYFEVMGIRIIEGRGFDERDTPKSGRVIVIDERLAKRFWPEGGAIGRRMWRPTSVDDFRDPSKASYFDIVGVVASVQMRGLLSPADQVGAYYFPYTQDPDDDFVLAVRTAGDPERLMSSVRRAMTEIDPELPIFDVRTMQERISRSLTDRRTPMLLTLGFGVLALLLATIGIYGVLASIVQQRTREIGIRMALGSDRSAIFRLVLREGAIMLAVGLLGGLAGIVALRRAIESQLHGVSPFDPAVLALVVFVMVAAAVAACIVPAHRATRVDPVSALTES; encoded by the coding sequence ATGATGGGCACCTTCCTGCGTGATCTGCGCTTTGCGCTCCGCCAGCTCTTCAAGCACAAGGCCTTTCTCTTCACTGCCGTTCCGACGTTGGCGCTTTGCATCGGAGCCAACACCACAATCTTCAGCGTCGTCAATTCCGTCATTCTACGGCCACTGGCGGTGCCCGAGCCTGATCGTGTCGTGACGATGTGGAACGCTTATCCGAAGGCGGTGGGCACCGATACGAGTGGCGGGAACGGTGCGCCCGACTACTTCGATCGACGGGCACTGACCGATGTGTTCGAGACGGTTGCCGCCTACAACGGGCGCGATCACAACGTCGGTGGCCCGGGAGCGCCGCAGCGCATTCCCGGGCTCACGGTGACACCCTCGATCTTTCCGCTCCTGCGGGCCAGCGCGTCGCTTGGACGCACCTTCACCGAGGCGGAAGCCGAGCCGGGGCAGGATCGGGTGGTGATGCTCAGCCACGGCTTTTGGCGTGAAGCGTTCGGCGGCGACCCCGGTGTCGTCGGCCGCGAGCTGCGCCTCGATGATCGTGCGTACACCATCGTTGGCGTGATGCCGCAAGAGTTCCAGTTCTTCTCGTTCCGTGATCAAGAACCACGTCTCTTCACGCCACTCGCCTTCACGCCTGAGCAGCGACAGGAGTATCACAGCAACAGCTGGAGCATGGTCGCGCGTCTCCAGCCTGGTGCGACGCTCGCGCAGGCGCAAGCCAGGGTCGATGCGCTCAACCAGCGGAACATGGATCGGTTGCCGGATCTGAAGCCGCTGTTGCTGGATGCCGGATTCCACACACCGGTGCGGTTCTTTCACGGCGAGCTGGTCCGCGATATCCGTGGCATCCTCTTTCTGCTGTGGGGTGGCGTGACCTGCGTCCTGCTCATCGGTGCGGTGAACGTCGCAAACCTTGTGCTCGTGCGAGCCACGGCACGTGGGCGCGAGCTGGCCACGCGCGTCGCGCTCGGCGCCTCCAGTGCGCGCATCGCCGGCCAGATGCTGACCGAGAGCCTGCTGCTTGCCGTGTTCGGCGGGGCGCTCGGCTTGCTCGTCGGGTGGGCGGGCCTCGCCGGGCTCGACGCGTTGGGGATTGGAACACTGCCGCGGGCGGGCGAGGTCCAACTCGACAGCGCGGCGGTCGTCTTCACGATAGGGATCGCGCTGCTCGTGGGTGTCCTCGTGGCGTTGCTGCCGGCCGCCCGCATTCTCCGCGTGAGCCCGACGTCCGTGCTCCGAGACGAAGGGCGATCGGGCACTGCCAGTCGCGGTGTGCGGCTGGCGCGTCAAGCGCTCGTGGTGACTCAGGTGGCGACGGCGCTCGTGCTGCTGGCCGGCGCCGTGCTGCTGCTGGCCAGCTTTCGCGAGCTCCTCGCGATCGATCCGGGCTTCGAGCCGCGCGGTGTGCTCACGGCAGCTGTCGACCTGCCCGACTCGCGATACGAAGACGAAGCGGCGCGGAGGAGCTTTGCGGAGCGAGCGCTCGCCCGCCTGCGGCGCTTGCCGGGTGTCGAGCGCGCTGGGATCGCCGGTCAGATTCCCTTTGGCGACGATCAAAGCAACAGCGTGATCTTCGCCGAAGGCTACGTGCCGCGTCCGGGGGAGTCGGCCGTGTCGCCGTCGCAGAGCGTGGTTACGCCGGGATACTTCGAGGTGATGGGCATTCGTATCATCGAGGGGCGGGGCTTCGACGAGCGCGATACGCCGAAGAGCGGGCGTGTGATCGTGATCGATGAGCGGCTCGCCAAGCGCTTTTGGCCCGAGGGCGGTGCCATCGGCCGGCGGATGTGGCGGCCGACCAGCGTGGACGATTTCCGCGATCCGAGCAAGGCCTCGTACTTCGACATCGTTGGTGTCGTGGCGTCGGTGCAGATGCGCGGCCTGTTGTCACCTGCTGATCAGGTCGGCGCCTATTACTTCCCGTACACGCAGGACCCGGACGATGATTTCGTTCTGGCGGTCCGGACGGCTGGCGATCCCGAACGGCTCATGTCGTCGGTGCGTCGCGCGATGACGGAGATCGATCCCGAGTTGCCGATCTTCGACGTCCGGACAATGCAGGAGCGCATCAGCCGATCGTTGACCGACCGCCGGACGCCGATGCTCCTCACGCTGGGGTTCGGCGTCCTGGCGCTCCTGTTGGCGACGATTGGCATCTATGGTGTGCTTGCCTCGATCGTCCAGCAACGAACGCGAGAGATTGGCATCAGAATGGCTCTGGGCAGCGATCGATCAGCGATCTTCCGTCTCGTGCTGCGTGAAGGAGCGATCATGCTCGCCGTCGGCTTGCTGGGCGGGTTGGCTGGCATCGTGGCGCTGCGTCGCGCGATCGAGAGCCAGCTTCACGGCGTCTCCCCGTTCGATCCTGCGGTTCTCGCGCTCGTTGTCTTCGTGATGGTTGCTGCCGCCGTGGCAGCCTGCATCGTACCGGCGCATCGGGCCACGCGAGTCGATCCGGTTTCAGCGCTGACCGAGTCATAG
- a CDS encoding SelT/SelW/SelH family protein has protein sequence MKNRIEIRYCTQCRWLLRAAWMAQELLTTFEQEIGEIALVPGTGGVFEVRVDDSLLWSRQEERRFPELKELKQLVRDRIAPGRELGHSDRSGPEP, from the coding sequence GTGAAGAACCGAATAGAGATTCGCTATTGCACGCAGTGCCGGTGGCTGCTGCGAGCCGCCTGGATGGCGCAGGAGCTGCTCACGACCTTCGAGCAGGAGATCGGCGAGATCGCGCTGGTGCCCGGCACCGGTGGGGTGTTCGAGGTACGAGTCGATGACTCACTCCTGTGGTCACGCCAGGAGGAGCGTCGCTTTCCGGAGCTGAAAGAGCTCAAGCAGCTCGTGCGTGACCGCATCGCGCCTGGCAGGGAGCTAGGCCACTCGGATCGAAGTGGCCCTGAACCGTAG